In one window of Dyella thiooxydans DNA:
- a CDS encoding DUF2147 domain-containing protein: MTLLSRLTLATGLLLIAGSAFAASDTPVGTWKTIDDETHMAKSIVEITDHNGELQARIVKLLNRSPEDIARDGAEPICKKCDGDRHNQPIEGMNIMWGVSKDDDVWDGGKILDPKTGKVYKVRLKMLDGGQKLDVHGYIGFALIGRSQVWERQN; this comes from the coding sequence ATGACCCTGCTGTCCCGCCTCACCCTCGCCACCGGCCTGCTGCTGATCGCCGGTTCCGCCTTCGCCGCCAGCGACACCCCGGTCGGCACCTGGAAGACCATCGACGACGAGACCCACATGGCCAAGTCGATCGTCGAGATCACCGACCACAACGGCGAGCTGCAGGCACGCATCGTCAAGCTGCTCAACCGCAGCCCCGAGGACATTGCCCGTGACGGCGCCGAGCCGATCTGCAAGAAGTGCGACGGCGATCGGCACAACCAGCCGATCGAGGGCATGAACATCATGTGGGGCGTCAGCAAGGACGACGACGTGTGGGACGGCGGCAAGATCCTCGACCCGAAGACCGGCAAGGTCTACAAGGTGCGCCTGAAGATGCTCGACGGTGGTCAGAAGCTCGACGTGCACGGCTACATCGGCTTCGCCCTGATCGGCCGCTCGCAGGTGTGGGAACGGCAGAACTGA
- the apbC gene encoding iron-sulfur cluster carrier protein ApbC: protein MTQANEALVRELLAALTDPHTGAPLAESVRAIGVDGDRVSVDLQLGYPAASATADLAAQARRALEAHPAIAAAAVSVGSRVQVHKVQGQLAPLPNVKNIIVVASGKGGVGKSTVSVNLALALAAEGAKVGILDADIYGPSQPRMLGLSGKPESPDGKTIIPLQAHGLQAMSIGFLVDEETPMIWRGPMVTQAMMQLLGDSRWEQLDYLVVDLPPGTGDIQLTLAQKVPVAGAVIVTTPQDIALLDARKALKMFEKVEVPVLGVVENMATHVCSACGHEEHIFGAGGGQRMADQYGVAYLGSLPLDIRIREQADGGTPTVVAMPESDLAARYREIARNAAGRLSRQPRNKSLGLGKVVVQGAPSA from the coding sequence ATGACGCAGGCAAATGAAGCCCTGGTGCGCGAGTTGCTCGCCGCGCTTACCGACCCCCACACGGGCGCCCCCCTGGCCGAATCCGTTCGCGCCATCGGGGTGGACGGCGACCGTGTGTCGGTCGATCTCCAGCTCGGCTATCCCGCGGCCTCGGCGACGGCGGACCTTGCCGCGCAGGCCCGCCGGGCGCTGGAGGCCCACCCGGCGATCGCCGCGGCTGCGGTGTCGGTCGGCAGCCGCGTGCAGGTGCACAAGGTGCAGGGCCAGCTGGCGCCGCTGCCGAACGTGAAGAACATCATCGTGGTCGCTTCCGGCAAGGGCGGCGTGGGCAAGTCCACCGTGTCGGTGAACCTGGCGCTGGCGCTGGCCGCGGAAGGGGCCAAGGTCGGCATTCTCGACGCCGACATCTACGGCCCCAGCCAGCCGCGCATGCTCGGCCTGTCCGGCAAGCCCGAGTCGCCCGACGGCAAGACCATCATTCCGCTCCAGGCGCATGGCCTGCAGGCGATGTCGATCGGCTTCCTGGTCGACGAGGAGACGCCGATGATCTGGCGCGGACCGATGGTTACCCAGGCGATGATGCAGCTGCTCGGCGACTCGCGCTGGGAGCAGCTCGATTACCTGGTGGTCGACCTGCCGCCCGGCACCGGCGACATCCAGCTCACCCTGGCGCAGAAGGTGCCGGTGGCCGGCGCGGTGATCGTCACCACGCCACAGGACATCGCCCTGCTGGACGCGCGCAAGGCGCTGAAGATGTTCGAGAAGGTCGAGGTGCCGGTGCTCGGCGTGGTGGAGAACATGGCCACCCACGTGTGCTCGGCCTGCGGCCACGAGGAGCACATCTTCGGCGCGGGCGGCGGCCAGCGCATGGCCGACCAGTACGGCGTGGCCTACCTCGGTTCGCTGCCGCTGGACATCCGCATCCGCGAGCAGGCCGACGGCGGCACGCCGACCGTGGTGGCGATGCCGGAGTCCGACCTGGCGGCGCGCTATCGCGAGATCGCCCGCAACGCGGCGGGCCGCCTGTCGCGCCAGCCGCGGAACAAGTCGCTGGGCCTGGGCAAGGTGGTGGTGCAGGGCGCGCCGTCGGCATGA